The window TACAGAAGCAAACCCAGACGGGGTTTTTGTGGCGGAAGTGGACAGCGAGATTGCTGGTTATATTACAACCCGAATTAATCACACAACACGGATTGGCAGTATTCCGAACCTCGCTGTGTTACCACAGTTTCAACGCCGCGGTATCGGCAGACAGTTGATTGAAAAAGCGTTAGCGTATCTGCAGTCGGAAGGGATGCTTTATGCCCGCATTGAAACTTTGGAACAGAATCCCGTAGGTACAAGTTTTTATCCGTCCATGGGCTTCACAGAAATTGCAAGGCAGATTCACTACATCCAACCCCTGTAGGATGCAGTTGTCAGTTAACAGTACACCGTGAAACAAAATGTGATGAGTCAAAGCATCTCTTAATTGCGTATTGAGTACTGAATACTATTAAAATAGGAACCGGTACATCGGTTGATTTGTCGTAATTCCTATGAGGCTCCAGACGCTGCCGACGATAAATTCACCTAAGATTAAGCCCAAGAAAAACGGAATAAGTTTTCGATGCGCGCTTACACCACCGTGCCGAAGGATAATCCATTTGATGACTGAACTTACAAAGATCGAAAACCAGAACACATTCATCGACCAACTGCTGGAGATAGCGAACCCAGCAGGATGAAAGGGCCACCAAAAAAGCCGCATCCGCATTATCATCAGGAAACCGGTAATGAGAAAGCCGATACACATTGCGATGGTTGCTGGTACATCTGGTGCTCTCGGTGAAGTCAGCCAACTTTGAAGTCGGTTGAAGGGTCGCCCTGCGAACCAGTCCCGCGCCCCCTCAATATAAGAGATATGATAGAATGCCCAAAATGAGGCAAAGGTTCCAATAACGATTGCAACGCACATCGCAATCAGCAACCGTCGGTTGGAAATTTCTGTCCGTTCCGCTAATTTAAACCCCTCTAAGATGTGTGGCATCGGATGCCCACGATAGGCACGGTTGAAGAAGAAGAGATACGCCATTATGGTTAAGTTGTGCGGACCGAGCAGTCGTGTTCCAAAAATGCGAGGCATCATCTCATCGGGTCCAATAAAGTGTAAATCGTGGACAGGCGATCCGAGTTCCGCACGCATTCGAGTCACTGCTGTGGAGATAGCGTAATAAATACCAAAAAACACGAGGATTACCCAGATAGACATTCCTGCTGTTTTGCAAAAGCCAACAATAAAAGCGAGACTTGCGATAAGCCCTAACACTGTCATTCGATAAGACATCGGTTCTTCTGAATCGTCAACACGTGGATCGTTTCTAAATAATTTGCGTCCAACCTGCGCGAGGTGTTTTCGCGTGGCTACAATTGCGATAACAAACAATCCGAGATATGCCCCGAAGGATTGTTCATCAGTGAAAGGGAAGTTCGGCATGCCCCGTACGCCTAAAGCATCTCCGAAGATCCGTTCTGCTTTCCAAAATAGGTAGAAAAACCAGCATGAGAATGACAAGTCAAGTGGAATAAAGAAAGCAATGCCTACTGCAAATGGAAACACGGCTATCGGAGTCCATCCGATTGCACTCCACGGTTTCTGTGTAAAGAATGGACGGAGGTCATAAAGCCTCCCACCCAAACTCGGCACTGTCGGGTAAAGATAGTGAAGCCCATTGAGGATATCAATTGCGCCAGCGAGACCGAAACCGAGCCACATCATCTTGTTTGTCAACAAGTTTGTTCTGCCACCACTTGTCAATTCAAGCGGTAGTTGGATAATAGGATAACTCAGTTTCTCATGTTCTGTCCACTGTTTCCGGACGAGGCTGTTGATACACACCATCAGGAATACCATAGCGCATAAGAAGCCACCCCAGACAACAGTCGTCGTTAACCACCCTTGAGCAGTTTCCCATTGGTAAAAGGTTGTTTCGCCGCGGTAGTATTCTGTTAAGAAGGATCTTTCCTTGACAGCCATCCAATCCGGGATATACCGATGAAACAGGTCTGCCCAGTCATTTTCCGGTGTTGCGTACCAGAAAGCGTACGGAATCATCGGAATCAACACGCGAAGGACATCGTGTCCTGCAAGCGAGGAAGCGATCGACAACATGACGTAAATCGTCAACAATTCACCTTGCTGTATTGCAACCGCTGGTGCTATCCGTACCAAGAAAAGGTTAACACATACAATAACAAAGATGCAGAAAATGACGTTAAAGTAGAGGGAAATAGTGGTCGGATACCCTTGCCCAGCAGAGTCCAGAATCCAGTACATATTCGGGATAATAAGGACAGTACCGAGTAGGATTGCTCGCCATGATGCTCCAAATTTGGAGGGTTGTCTTGATCTATGAGGTTCTGAGGTTAATTCGCTTTTCAAATTGCGTGGTGCTTCCTCTCTATAGCACGTTTATAGGCTCGGAAATAAAAATCAAATCGGAGCTTTCGTTAAAGATTATCTCAATGACTGTTGAGAAAAACTCTGCATCGTTACGGCTCGATCCCGCTGCCATTTTCCAACATTTGCGCGAAGGTTTCAAGACTGTACGTTCGTAAAACTTCACGACGCAATTCTTTGAGACGTTGCAGGGTTTCAACACTTTCAAGCATTGGCTTCAACTTTTCCACATCTTTAGCAGAAAATCGAACCTCCAGTGCCTCAAGAATACCTTCAATGATGCTTTCTCGGGCACCTTGTTCAATGCCTTGTTCAATGCCCAGTTTTTTGAAGTATTGGACAACATCTGATTGCATGAGGATTTCCTCCGGTATAATTTCACGAATGTCATCAAAGTTGAAGATGACGTTACATAAGATAGCCATAGAGGCAAGATAATTCGGCTTGTCCGCCATGTCCATCGGGATAGTTTCTGCAACTTCAATGCAGTGTCGCAACCATTCTTTAGAACCCATCTCCTCTGGCGGCTTCATTAATGGTGCGAATGGGATGAGTCCTTTCAACTTTGCCTCCAGAATGTCTTGTCCCTCTATCTCAGAGAGTCTGATTACCTTGTATTTGATGGTAATCTCGTACCCTGGACCGTCTTGGACGTATTCCCCCGGATCATTGAGACCCGCATCCGGATGAAAATAGATGACATGCGAATAGATAGGTATTCCAAACGTCCGAATCCCTAAACCAACGTAGCCTGCTACGCGGTGCGGCATCGGTATCTGCCTGCTATCGTGCGTCTGAAGTTCGAGATGCACGATAACTTCTTTTCCGCGGACCCTCGCGTGTATGAAACTATCGGCACGATACCAATTCACTGTCGGCTGTTCTGTTTCAAGAACCCGAATTACCTCAGCATCCTGTGTGCCAAGACTGAATCTGATTAGGTCATTCGGATCCCCTCGAATGACGTTTTTTGCCACTGTATCATATCGACCACTCGGAAAATCGGACGCGTCGGGCTCAGGTTGCTCTATATTTTCTTCCATATTAAGTTTCCTTACAGAGTCAATTAGAAAAATAAAATTGCTTTGAAATTTTTTCGGTATGTCTTGTATAATGCATAGCATGATTCAAATCTCGATCAGCAGATCGAGGTTACTTTTGGCGAAGCCTGCAAGCCAAACTTGCTATCAAAAGCCAACGCACTAAAGGATAACACTATGGATACAATAACAGATCTTGATCCAGCAACAGTCTTTACACCAGAGCACAAAGAATTTGTCGAAAACAATGGGTATTTGCTGATTAAAAATGCTTTGCCCCCTGATGTTGTCGCGGAAATTGATGCTGCTGTTGACGAGGTTTATGCCAAAGAGGAAGCCGCGGACAGACTTGAGAATGGTGGTAAATTAAACCTCCGTAACTGCATCACGCACCACGAGGCTTTCCTTCAACTCCTTGATTGGCAAAAAACGGTGCCGCTCGCCTACGGCGTGCTCAATTGGAACGTACAGATGATTACGTCACACCTTATTGTACTCCCCTCAAAAGAGGAGCCGCCTCCTGAGGTGAGGAACCGCATCGGCTTGCACCGCGACGGCGGCACTTCACATGCGGAAATGCAGGAACCCCACCCTCGGATCATGCTTAAGATTGCCTACGCTATCAGCGACCAATCCGATCCTGCCTCTGGCGCGACCGTGTTGGTTCCAGGGAGTAACCGGTTGACGGGTAGACCACCACTTGATCCAGATACAGGTTGGGCACGCGGTGCCATCTCTATGAATGTCAATGCCGGAGATGCATTTCTCTTTGAGCAACGGACATGGCACGGTATAGGGCATAACTGGTCTGGCATGCCCCGCAAAACTATTTTTATGGGCTACGCCTACCGCTGGGTCAAACCGATGGATTATATCACGATGCCTGATGAACTGGTTGCCAAATGCAATCCGATCCAGAAGCAATTGATTGGGGTTGTCAGCGATCCACTCAGTTATTATCTACCGAAAGACCAAGATGTACCGCTGCGAGAATTGCTCAGTTCGCAAGATTAGTTGGCAAGCCGACACTCCACAATAAGGATGTGTGCTACTCCTTATTCAAGTTCGCTTTTGAGTGAAAGGCTATAGTCAAGCAGCGCGTTGGCATAGGGTATATTGTGGAGTCCGTACCCACTATCGCCTTTAACCATGTCGTAGTTCAGTTTTGCGTCCAGATAGGCTTGCGAAGTTTTATCAGGTGCAGCGTCAAGTATCTTTTTGACGGCTTGCATCTTCGATTCTATTTCGGCGCGGTATTGTGGTAACTTCGTTTCCATGTTGTTATCAACACTATCGTGACAGCCTGAAGTACTACATGTCGAGAAGTCTGCGATGAATGTGTGGCCTCCATGTTTCGCAACTGTCTCTGGGTCCTCTTTTGCCATGTGGCAATGTACACATCGTTTCTTCATTGCGCGCACATGCGGCGACGGCATCCGTTTCACACCGGCACCCTCACGTCCAAGGAACATCTCCGATTGTGATTGGTGAACGATACCTGCGCCCGCGCACCCACAGTCCATTTTATGGCAGTTGACGCATAATTTTTTTGCAGGCTTCACCAATAAGTGTTCCTCTTTACTTGTGTGGGAATGGCACGAAGAACAAGCAACAGCGTTCACCGCTGTCTCTATATTGTAAGTATGCCCTGGATAAACCCGATCACTGAAGACTTCGTAGCCAGAGGAGTGACAACTCAGACACGAGGTCTGGACTTCGTACGGACCTTCAATCAGGTTGACAAGAGCGTGTGAGTGCCCCGCGTGCTGCCATTCTTGATAGGCGGGTTCGGTTGCATGGCATTTGCTGCAACCCTCAGCAAACGGTGTTTTTGCGTTAAGGGCAACGTTCTCTATAGGTGCTGCGTGCAGTGTTCCAATCTGGTCGTAACCACAAATCGTAAAAAGGGCAATTGTTCCCATCAGTAGGGATAACCCTAAAAATAAGAAAACCTGTTTCATGAGTTTTAATTATCCTCGTCCAATTTCTCTTTTAAATCAATGGAGTTCTGTTGCTGACTGAATAGACTTGATGATTAAATATAGTATCCGATTGTGTGAAATATGTCAACACTTTTTAGTGTTAAAAACTCACGAGTTACGACCTTAAGATTTCGTCAAACTCGCGGGATGACTTCGATCTGGAGATCGCGACTGTAGGAGGGACTTTGATGTCTCAATCTGGAAACGGAATTGAACTTTTCAACGGTAAGAATATGAACGGTTGGCTCGCCCGAGGTGGCGCGCCACATCATGAATGGGATGCTGCTGGTAGTGTTGCTCTCAACCCAGACGATGCGAAACTGCTCGAAACGACAGCCGGTGAAGGGATTTTTTACAACGGTGCTACCGGACGGACGCTTGATATCTACACCGAAGCTGAATACGGTGATTGTGAATTACATGTAGAATTTATGGTGCCACAAGGTTCCAACTCCGGCGTTTACCTCATGGGTAGATATGAGATCCAGATATTGGACAGTTGGGGTGAAACGGAACTTGGCTACGGCACCTGTGGCGGCGTTTATTGTCGTTGGATCGACAATCAACCGGTGGATGGCGTGCCACCGCGCGTCAACGCCAGCAAACCACCGGGTGAGTGGCAAACCTACGACATCACCTTCCGCGCACCAAAATTTGATGCCAATGGCAGTAAGATAGCCAACGCTACCTTCGTCAAAGTCGTGTGGAACGGACAGGTCATCCATGAAGATGTTGAAGTAGTGGGTTGCACACGTGGCGCGATGGTGGAGGAAGAAGCCGCTACCGGTCCAGTGCTGTTGCAGGGCGACCATGGACCTGTCGCCTATCGCAATGTTGTGCTAAAACCGATTTAAGCCGTTTTAACTACAAACATACCGGACTAAGGAAATGTTATGCAGAAAATAAAACTTGGTGTTATCGGTGCAGGCGGTATCGTCTGCCGAATGCACCTGCCCGACCTCGTACAGGGCGACGATTTTGAAGTTAGTGTCATTGGTGGTAGACGCGAACACCGTCTCAAACATCAATGTCAAGAATTCGATATACCACGCTGGACACAGGATTACGACGCAATCATTGCAGATGATACACTTGATGCCATTCTGGTTGGCACACCGCATCCCTTACATGTTTCGTGGGGTGTCAAAGCACTCGAGGCTGGCAAACATGTGCTGATGCAAAAACCGCTTTGCGGCGATATGAATGAGGCGAATCAATTTGTCGAGGCAACTGAAGCGAGTGGTAAAACAGTCATGTGTCTCCCGCATTTCGGCGCGGCTGTCTATAAGATTCGCCAATTAATTGCCGAGAATGCGATTGGGCGCGTGTCCGGTGCGAGAATGCGAAGTAGCCATGGAGGTCCCGAAATCTACTATGCAGAGATTCGCGACATCTTCGGTGAATCTGGCGACGATCTGTGGTTTTTCGATGCCAAACAAGCGAGTGTCGGCGCACTTTTCGACATGGGCGTTTACGCTGTTTCCAGCCTCGTTGGGATGCTTGGCACCTTCAAACGGGTGACGGGTTTCGTTTCTACGTTTGACAAACCGACGGAATTAGAGGATGTCGCAACGCTTGTGCTTGAGATGCAATCGGGGGGAATCGTCACTGCGGAGACGAGTTGGTGCGATCCAGCACGCACGGGTGAAGGGAGTGTACACGGCACAGCAGGCAAATTTACGATGCCCGGCAAAGATGGCGCGACGCTTAGCCAGTGGACACCGACCTCTTACACGCGCGAACACGCGCCCGTTGATGTCAAAGCGATTGACTGTTCAGACGCAGCACCGAGTGGAATGCACACACATTTCGCCGAACATATCCGTGAAGGAACGCAACCACCGCTCTCAAATGTGTATACAGCGCGGCATGTTACTGAAATTTTGCTTGCTGGACTTGAATCTTCCGAAACAGGTAAGGCAATCGAGCTGACCACAGAAGCAGAAAATTGTGGAGATTGTTCGTCCGCAGACTGTTGTTGATACGATAATTGAACTAACAGCAGAAGCAGATAGATAGTTAGAAAGGAAAAGAGGTGTGTTTCATGTAGGCGCGGAAAGCGCGCCTACATGAAATGACGAAACGTCTAATCTAAACTGGCGTGAAATTCATACCAATCATCAAGGTTGTTGAGATTAACAGCGTCCAAGATAGAACCGTCGTCGCCAATACCGCTTGCACCGAGGATGCCCCCACGGGTATCGTCGTCGTGATTATAGCCTGAAATTGCAGCGTTCAGTTCGTCGACTGCTGCTTGGTCAAAACTTCCGTTTTCCGAAACCCACGCTTCAAATTGTGGATAGGTGGGCGAATTGTCGCTGATGTATGCCAGTGTAGCGTCCTTGTCCAGTCCGAGTCCATCTAACACCATCTGATCAAAACCTGCGCCGCATGCCGGATACTCTTCATTTAGTACACCCTTGGCATCCATTAGCACTTTCGACCAGAATCGTGGAAGATGCAATACCCCAAGCGGTCCTGCAACTCCGGAACTAATTGTGGGTATCATTGGTGTTTTCTTCCTTCCAAACATTCTGTTTTCCTCCCTTACTTTGAACGTTAAGTAATAGGTCGGTAT is drawn from Candidatus Poribacteria bacterium and contains these coding sequences:
- a CDS encoding phytanoyl-CoA dioxygenase family protein, with product MDTITDLDPATVFTPEHKEFVENNGYLLIKNALPPDVVAEIDAAVDEVYAKEEAADRLENGGKLNLRNCITHHEAFLQLLDWQKTVPLAYGVLNWNVQMITSHLIVLPSKEEPPPEVRNRIGLHRDGGTSHAEMQEPHPRIMLKIAYAISDQSDPASGATVLVPGSNRLTGRPPLDPDTGWARGAISMNVNAGDAFLFEQRTWHGIGHNWSGMPRKTIFMGYAYRWVKPMDYITMPDELVAKCNPIQKQLIGVVSDPLSYYLPKDQDVPLRELLSSQD
- a CDS encoding cytochrome c3 family protein — encoded protein: MKQVFLFLGLSLLMGTIALFTICGYDQIGTLHAAPIENVALNAKTPFAEGCSKCHATEPAYQEWQHAGHSHALVNLIEGPYEVQTSCLSCHSSGYEVFSDRVYPGHTYNIETAVNAVACSSCHSHTSKEEHLLVKPAKKLCVNCHKMDCGCAGAGIVHQSQSEMFLGREGAGVKRMPSPHVRAMKKRCVHCHMAKEDPETVAKHGGHTFIADFSTCSTSGCHDSVDNNMETKLPQYRAEIESKMQAVKKILDAAPDKTSQAYLDAKLNYDMVKGDSGYGLHNIPYANALLDYSLSLKSELE
- a CDS encoding GNAT family N-acetyltransferase translates to MIRNYKPNDLQTLREITAICFEKVSIDKNIEDQFGRIGDMDWKERKMSHINDDTEANPDGVFVAEVDSEIAGYITTRINHTTRIGSIPNLAVLPQFQRRGIGRQLIEKALAYLQSEGMLYARIETLEQNPVGTSFYPSMGFTEIARQIHYIQPL
- a CDS encoding DUF1080 domain-containing protein, which codes for MSQSGNGIELFNGKNMNGWLARGGAPHHEWDAAGSVALNPDDAKLLETTAGEGIFYNGATGRTLDIYTEAEYGDCELHVEFMVPQGSNSGVYLMGRYEIQILDSWGETELGYGTCGGVYCRWIDNQPVDGVPPRVNASKPPGEWQTYDITFRAPKFDANGSKIANATFVKVVWNGQVIHEDVEVVGCTRGAMVEEEAATGPVLLQGDHGPVAYRNVVLKPI
- a CDS encoding DUF5069 domain-containing protein; this translates as MIPTISSGVAGPLGVLHLPRFWSKVLMDAKGVLNEEYPACGAGFDQMVLDGLGLDKDATLAYISDNSPTYPQFEAWVSENGSFDQAAVDELNAAISGYNHDDDTRGGILGASGIGDDGSILDAVNLNNLDDWYEFHASLD
- a CDS encoding Gfo/Idh/MocA family oxidoreductase — its product is MQKIKLGVIGAGGIVCRMHLPDLVQGDDFEVSVIGGRREHRLKHQCQEFDIPRWTQDYDAIIADDTLDAILVGTPHPLHVSWGVKALEAGKHVLMQKPLCGDMNEANQFVEATEASGKTVMCLPHFGAAVYKIRQLIAENAIGRVSGARMRSSHGGPEIYYAEIRDIFGESGDDLWFFDAKQASVGALFDMGVYAVSSLVGMLGTFKRVTGFVSTFDKPTELEDVATLVLEMQSGGIVTAETSWCDPARTGEGSVHGTAGKFTMPGKDGATLSQWTPTSYTREHAPVDVKAIDCSDAAPSGMHTHFAEHIREGTQPPLSNVYTARHVTEILLAGLESSETGKAIELTTEAENCGDCSSADCC